Proteins found in one Pseudorasbora parva isolate DD20220531a chromosome 11, ASM2467924v1, whole genome shotgun sequence genomic segment:
- the LOC137093149 gene encoding uncharacterized protein, translating into MSIHSDENSDVTVRSRRQTQMPRYLEDYEVDYVPEQRSVHTHSEHSNEVEQLIGATGGPLPPENTLVAGIEPFPAYEGNTHFSPEELQMRLKDLEEENRQLRHDLREHSAAHSPRPLSPSQPFLSPRHSACNKENRVSISPSHHKVTSTSDQRDPRYERERSVKRSENNLVAERQRNRIDEIIHELQRMKASSRPTSPSPERTATTQRAEQANERYQHPRQSSTHYYGPNSRQQNPFVPYRSSSPPRQENTYRGPTPTIPNFTKEDPREFARLKVALDNLLPADATERFKFQILMDHLKLEEALLIADSYSNSRYPYSHTMQALTELYGQPHQLALQRIAMLMDGPSIRSGDTRAFRLFALKVRALVGMLAQLGSPGQTELTCGSHVSRLLAKLPHDLRANFKRYVNPLKTPIPTLLEFAEWLEYEVRVQEDGTQFGADTSRERQSFRKDQQRVPRETHKSTAIFHGSEQRPFFKAESVHRNAVSEVRSLEKPKKYCPFCNTTHHYLNQCSNFKLLTKEQIVTWIRSNQRCWRCGRDHHAGQCTLKAKCKRCQRRHLEILHEANSDMSANATKDMGDILQSTSTTVETLYIDRPTGSSRVLLKLCRVIIRNGDFSLDTYALLDDGSERTILLHEAAEQLHLYGKPEDLSLRTVRQDIRIIHGSTVSFSVSPATRPDCNFAIRRAFTAEELGLAPHSYPIEMLQKRYRHLRGLPLQSVDHARPLLLIGSDYPQLITPLEPVRLGPPGGPAAVKTRLGWTLQGPSKYLEHVPYTQQCLFTSVSLAPNDLFSQVERLWQMDILPYQNERLVTRSKQDAQALRTLEEKTMRIEVEGVQRNATPLLWKTSLPPLAAPKEAVLPQLRRMENQLKQSSEKSQVYKSEINKLLESGYVEKIPQSTETQTQGWYIPHHMVHHNGKNRIVFNCSFNFQGLSLNEYLLPGPILGATLLGVLIRFREYAVAISSDIKGMFHQVRLLPEDQVFLRFLWRDLNTTNQPDVYQWSVLPFGTTCSPCCAIFALRKHVTDHSQPDSEVRASVEGCFYVDNWLQSVPSLETARQLVDDMRHLLAKGGFELRQWASNTPQLLQHLPQQIRSENHELWFSSDRADPQERTLGLRWQCRADTLGYKHGHIVKTEPTMRHIYSILSSQYDPLGFITPFTTRAKIIVQRLWDKKREWDDPELPTDLRNAWLTWEDELPQLSSVTLPRCYTTKIDPLTSSRSVHTFCDASERAYGAVAYLRTEDNKGQIEVSFLAARSRVAPKKQQTIPRLELCAALTGSQLAAVLKKELTLEISSFKYWTDSTTVLNWLQSDSCHFKVFVGTRVAEIQELTDSQSWSYVQSHDNPADDITRGLSLAQLAKPSRWKNGPEFLQKHPSNWPKLPNLEPADTSKEMRKPISFHLLITQAEQPSIDLTQYDNFQELVDATARSLHGAASPTGHVTADTYKNAEIRVIQQSQVESFPDEYAQLQAGKLISPNSRLKTLAPEFDSNTQLIRVGGRLRRCHQLSPDILHPVVLDPVHPVTKLLIQQYDAQLHHPGTERVFSEIRRRFWILRGRQAVRSIQHHCTECQRWRGKPNIPKMADLPPSSLRLFKPAFYSTGMDCFGPFTIKIGRRNEKRWGIIYKCLTTRAVYIDLLSQADTDSFLMSLRRFIARRGKPHELRSDQGTNFKGGDRELREAFNNIHPQLQRELAKQQIDFQYNPPNSPHFGGSWEREIRSVKAALYTTIGAQTVTEEVLRTVLIEIEGILNSKPLGYVSSDVADPDPITPNSLFMGRPDSALPQVIYPASELLSRKRWRHSQILADQFWSSYLRNYLPGLQSRQKWQQEKDNLAVGTVVMIADPQFPRALWPIGTVKTVLTGADDKVRAAEIQVKDRTYIRPVARLIKLPSLPE; encoded by the coding sequence ATGTCCATACATAGTGATGAGAATAGTGATGTCACAGTACGTTCCCGTCGCCAAACGCAGATGCCAAGGTACCTCGAAGACTATGAGGTAGATTATGTGCCAGAGCAGCGATCGgtgcacacacactcagagcacTCCAACGAGGTAGAACAGTTAATAGGGGCTACAGGAGGTCCATTACCACCTGAAAACACCCTGGTTGCTGGTATTGAGCCCTTTCCTGCCTATGAGGGGAATACACACTTCTCTCCGGAAGAACTGCAGATGCGCCTAAAGGATCTGGAGGAGGAGAACCGTCAGCTCAGACATgacctcagagaacattctGCAGCTCACTCTCCACGACCACTGTCTCCATCTCAACCCTTTCTGTCACCTAGACACTCAGCTTGTAATAAGGAGAATCGAGTCTCTATCTCACCGTCACACCACAAAGTAACGTCCACAAGTGATCAAAGAGATCCACGTTATGAAAGAGAAAGGTCAGTGAAACGCAGTGAGAATAATTTAGTCGCAGAACGTCAGCGTAACAGAATAGATGAGATTATACACGAGCTGCAGAGGATGAAGGCAAGTTCCAGACCAACTTCGCCATCGCCAGAGCGTACAGCAACGACCCAGAGGGCTGAACAGGCTAATGAACGCTACCAACACCCAAGGCAGTCATCCACACACTATTACGGCCCTAATTCGAGGCAACAAAACCCATTTGTGCCTTATCGTTCCTCATCGCCACCCAGGCAAGAGAACACTTATCGTGGTCCAACCCCTACCATTCCTAACTTCACTAAAGAGGATCCACGTGAGTTTGCGAGGTTAAAGGTAGCTCTTGACAACCTCTTGCCGGCCGATGCTACGGAGCGCTTTAAGTTCCAGATATTGATGGACCACTTGAAGCTAGAAGAAGCATTACTAATTGCTGACTCCTACAGTAACAGCAGGTACCCTTATAGTCATACCATGCAAGCTCTAACAGAACTCTATGGTCAACCCCATCAACTTGCACTTCAACGCATTGCCATGCTGATGGATGGACCCAGCATAAGAAGTGGTGACACAAGAGCATTCAGGCTTTTCGCACTCAAGGTACGGGCCCTGGTCGGAATGCTGGCGCAGCTAGGAAGTCCGGGACAAACAGAACTGACTTGTGGGTCTCACGTCTCCCGACTGCTGGCTAAATTGCCTCATGATCTCCGAGCAAACTTTAAGAGGTATGTCAATCCACTTAAGACACCTATCCCTACGTTGCTTGAATTTGCAGAATGGCTGGAGTATGAGGTGAGGGTGCAAGAAGACGGTACTCAGTTTGGTGCTGACACCAGTAGAGAGAGACAGAGTTTCCGCAAAGATCAGCAAAGAGTGCCAAGAGAAACCCACAAATCTACTGCTATCTTCCATGGAAGTGAGCAAAGACCATTTTTCAAGGCTGAATCTGTTCACCGCAATGCCGTTTCGGAGGTGAGATCACTAGAGAAACCGAAGAAATACTGCCCCTTTTGCAATACCACTCATCACTATCTCAATCAGTGTTCAAACTTCAAGTTGCTGACCAAAGAGCAGATTGTGacctggatcagatccaatcaGAGATGCTGGAGATGTGGGCGGGATCACCATGCAGGTCAGTGTACTTTGAAGGCGaaatgcaaaaggtgtcaaagaAGACATCTAGAAATTCTGCATGAGGCCAATAGTGACATGAGTGCTAATGCTACCAAAGACATGGGTGATATCTTACAGTCTACCAGCACCACAGTAGAAACTCTGTACATTGACCGTCCAACAGGCAGCAGTAGAGTGTTACTGAAATTGTGCAGGGTCATCATACGCAATGGAGACTTTTCACTGGATACATATGCACTGCTGGATGATGGTTCTGAGCGTACTATACTTCTCCACGAGGCAGCTGAGCAACTCCACCTCTATGGTAAGCCAGAAGACCTGTCTCTTCGCACAGTGCGCCAAGACATCCGCATCATCCATGGCTCCACGGTATCATTCTCGGTGAGTCCCGCCACACGGCCAGATTGTAACTTTGCAATAAGAAGAGCCTTCACAGCTGAGGAGCTAGGACTAGCACCTCATTCCTACCCAATTGAAATGCTCCAAAAGAGATATCGCCATCTTAGAGGCCTACCTCTGCAGTCAGTCGACCATGCACGGCCACTACTGCTGATTGGGTCAGATTATCCTCAACTGATCACCCCCCTCGAGCCAGTTCGGTTGGGACCCCCTGGAGGGCCAGCGGCTGTGAAAACTCGTCTGGGCTGGACACTCCAAGGTCCATCCAAGTACCTTGAACATGTTCCATACACACAGCAGTGCTTGTTCACATCTGTAAGTCTTGCACCTAATGATCTATTCAGTCAGGTCGAGAGATTGTGGCAGATGGACATCTTGCCCTACCAAAATGAACGGCTTGTTACCAGGTCGAAGCAAGATGCACAAGCTTTGCGTACGCTGGAAGAGAAAACAATGAGGATTGAAGTCGAAGGTGTACAGAGGAACGCTACCCCCCTCCTGTGGAAAACCAGTCTACCACCTCTAGCCGCTCCAAAGGAAGCAGTGTTGCCTCAGTTGCGTAGAATGGAAAATCAGCTGAAACAGAGCTCTGAGAAATCCCAGGTATACAAGTCTGAGATAAACAAGCTGTTAGAATCAGGCTATGTGGAGAAAATTCCCCAATCTACAGAGACACAGACTCAAGGGTGGTACATTCCACACCACATGGTCCACCACAATGGGAAGAACAGAATTGTATTCAATTGTTCCTTCAACTTCCAAGGGCTGAGCCTGAATGAATATCTTCTTCCTGGGCCAATTTTGGGTGCGACTTTGCTGGGAGTACTTATCCGTTTCCGAGAGTATGCTGTAGCCATTAGCAGTGACATAAAGGGGATGTTTCATCAGGTGCGTCTCCTGCCAGAAGATCAAGTATTCCTGCGTTTCCTGTGGCGAGACCTGAACACAACCAATCAACCTGATGTCTATCAATGGTCAGTGTTACCCTTTGGCACTACGTGCAGCCCGTGCTGTGCAATCTTTGCTCTTCGGAAACATGTCACCGATCACAGTCAACCAGACAGCGAGGTACGAGCATCTGTAGAAGGTTGTTTCTATGTGGACAATTGGTTGCAAAGTGTTCCCTCTCTTGAGACTGCTAGACAATTAGTAGATGACATGCGACATCTGCTGGCCAAGGGTGGATTTGAACTGCGCCAATGGGCTAGTAATACTCCCCAACTCCTGCAACACCTGCCGCAGCAAATCAGGTCAGAGAACCATGAGCTTTGGTTTAGCTCAGACAGAGCAGATCCCCAAGAACGCACACTGGGACTTCGGTGGCAGTGCAGAGCTGACACACTTGGCTATAAACATGGCCATATTGTAAAAACTGAGCCCACTATGCGCCACATATATAGCATCCTTTCCAGCCAATACGATCCGTTGGGATTCATCACTCCCTTTACCACTAGAGCTAAGATCATTGTCCAAAGGCTCTGGGATAAAAAAAGAGAATGGGATGACCCTGAACTGCCCACAGACCTCCGGAATGCCTGGCTCACATGGGAGGATGAGCTTCCACAACTTTCCAGTGTCACACTGCCCAGATGCTACACCACAAAGATAGATCCTTTGACTAGCTCAAGAAGTGTGCACACATTCTGTGATGCCTCAGAGCGAGCGTACGGTGCCGTAGCCTATCTCCGCACTGAAGATAATAAAGGGCAAATAGAGGTGTCATTCTTGGCTGCTAGATCCCGAGTCGCTCCAAAGAAGCAGCAAACAATTCCCCGACTTGAGCTATGTGCAGCTCTAACCGGCTCACAACTGGCAGCTGTCCTGAAAAAAGAGCTCACACTAGAAATCAGCAGTTTCAAATACTGGACTGATTCTACAACCGTCCTCAACTGGCTGCAATCAGACTCATGTCACTTCAAAGTATTTGTAGGAACTAGAGTGGCGGAGATTCAAGAGCTAACTGACTCTCAATCATGGTCCTATGTACAATCACACGACAACCCTGCAGACGATATTACTCGTGGCCTGTCACTGGCTCAGCTAGCCAAACCATCCCGCTGGAAGAATGGCCCAGAATTTCTGCAGAAACATCCATCGAATTGGCCCAAATTGCCCAACCTAGAGCCTGCTGACACATCAAAGGAAATGCGAAAACCAATATCCTTCCATCTTCTAATAACTCAGGCTGAGCAGCCTTCAATTGACTTAACTCAATACGACAACTTTCAAGAGCTTGTAGATGCCACAGCCAGATCCCTTCACGGGGCGGCCAGTCCCACAGGCCACGTCACGGCTGACACATATAAGAATGCAGAGATCAGAGTCATCCAACAGTCTCAAGTGGAGAGTTTTCCTGACGAATATGCTCAGCTGCAAGCAGGGAAACTCATCTCCCCAAACAGTCGTCTGAAGACCTTAGCTCCTGAATTTGATTCTAACACACAGCTTATTAGAGTGGGTGGGCGACTCCGAAGATGTCACCAGCTAAGCCCTGACATTCTGCACCCAGTTGTACTAGACCCAGTCCATCCAGTGACTAAGCTATTAATTCAGCAGTATGACGCACAGCTCCACCACCCTGGTACTGAAAGAGTCTTTTCGGAAATCAGAAGACGCTTCTGGATCTTGAGAGGTCGTCAAGCTGTTCGATCAATTCAGCATCACTGTACTGAGTGTCAACGGTGGCGTGGCAAGCCCAATATCCCTAAAATGGCTGACTTACCCCCTTCCAGTTTGAGACTCTTCAAACCAGCCTTTTATTCTACAGGCATGGACTGTTTCGGGCCATTTACTATCAAGATTGGGCGGCGGAATGAAAAACGGTGGGGtatcatttataaatgtttgACCACAAGGGCTGTGTACATAGACCTTCTCTCTCAAGCCGACACAGATTCTTTCCTCATGTCTCTACGTCGATTCATCGCCCGTAGAGGAAAGCCTCATGAGTTGCGCTCTGATCAGGGTACCAATTTCAAAGGTGGAGATCGTGAGCTTAGGGAAGCCTTCAACAATATTCACCCTCAATTGCAAAGAGAACTTGCCAAGCAACAGATCGACTTTCAGTACAATCCACCAAACTCCCCACATTTCGGAGGATCCTGGGAAAGAGAGATCAGATCTGTAAAAGCTGCACTTTACACCACCATTGGTGCTCAAACAGTCACAGAGGAAGTGCTCAGAACTGTCTTGATTGAAATTGAGGGGATTCTAAATTCAAAGCCGTTGGGATATGTATCCTCAGATGTAGCTGACCCGGATCCAATAACCCCTAACTCACTCTTCATGGGCCGGCCAGACTCCGCCTTGCCTCAGGTAATTTACCCTGCATCTGAACTGCTCAGCCGCAAACGCTGGAGACACAGCCAGATACTGGCAGATCAGTTCTGGAGTAGTTATCTGCGCAATTACCTGCCCGGACTTCAGTCTCGTCAGAAGTGGCAACAGGAGAAAGACAACCTGGCAGTAGGGACAGTGGTTATGATTGCTGATCCACAATTCCCCAGAGCACTCTGGCCCATTGGGACTGTGAAAACTGTCCTGACAGGAGCTGATGATAAAGTCAGAGCGGCAGAAATCCAGGTCAAAGACAGAACCTACATCAGACCCGTTGCCAGGCTCATTAAACTCCCTTCACTCCCTGAATGA